Proteins encoded together in one uncultured Desulfosarcina sp. window:
- a CDS encoding toxic anion resistance protein: protein MNDTQTPESAGLPVRAEAAEVPTTTGDLVPRPPEKATPEILENARSSAVALTEKVLAAPDDLQLLSELTRIGENAQSKVNSFFDMRRVTVGEMMNKISDGSHNPLPNQIKQMRGLMEKFDPRPFKEQIQLAQQYGGKGIKNALIRKMRGIPLIGDLLQKVADKFNPISAEVDGLIMAMEGGLARLDENNAAIMTQADSLKELILEVELKAYQAELIFAELKKHHDAAPEADKQKIMNAMSRVSKRALFLRGNEQIFLQVLTGLRTSITTNFELRDTVSMMRDQASPLLTNLYALVVVQQESRQIAEAASATQEMVTDLLQAGAEMTRDNVEAVGNLGIKMMTQMDKLIESKNTFLEAVAKADQIAEQTVLAATRSIPVLQQASEELRKVVADHEGADALAS, encoded by the coding sequence ATGAACGATACCCAGACACCCGAAAGCGCCGGCCTGCCGGTCCGGGCAGAAGCTGCAGAGGTCCCGACAACCACCGGCGATCTCGTCCCGCGGCCGCCGGAAAAGGCGACCCCCGAAATACTGGAAAACGCCCGATCGTCGGCGGTTGCGCTGACCGAAAAGGTGCTGGCTGCGCCCGACGATCTGCAACTGCTTTCCGAACTGACCCGCATTGGGGAAAACGCCCAGAGCAAGGTCAACAGCTTCTTCGACATGCGCCGGGTGACCGTCGGCGAAATGATGAACAAGATCAGCGATGGCTCCCACAACCCGCTGCCCAATCAGATCAAGCAGATGCGGGGTCTGATGGAAAAATTCGATCCGCGGCCGTTCAAGGAGCAGATTCAACTGGCCCAGCAATACGGCGGCAAGGGCATTAAAAATGCCCTGATCCGCAAGATGCGGGGCATCCCCCTGATCGGCGACCTGCTGCAGAAGGTGGCCGACAAATTCAATCCCATTAGCGCGGAGGTGGACGGGCTGATCATGGCTATGGAAGGCGGACTGGCGCGCCTGGACGAAAACAACGCGGCCATCATGACCCAGGCGGATTCCTTGAAGGAGCTGATCCTGGAGGTCGAACTCAAAGCCTACCAGGCCGAACTGATCTTTGCCGAACTGAAAAAACACCATGATGCCGCTCCGGAAGCGGACAAACAGAAAATCATGAACGCCATGAGCCGGGTCAGCAAACGGGCCCTGTTCTTGCGCGGCAACGAACAGATCTTTTTGCAGGTGCTCACCGGACTGCGCACCAGCATCACCACCAACTTCGAGCTGCGCGACACGGTCTCCATGATGCGTGACCAGGCTTCGCCCCTGCTGACCAACCTCTACGCCCTGGTGGTGGTCCAGCAGGAATCGCGGCAGATTGCCGAAGCAGCCTCGGCCACCCAGGAGATGGTCACCGACCTGCTCCAGGCCGGCGCCGAGATGACCCGCGACAATGTGGAGGCGGTCGGCAACCTGGGAATCAAGATGATGACGCAGATGGACAAGCTGATCGAATCCAAGAACACATTCCTGGAGGCTGTTGCCAAAGCCGACCAGATCGCCGAACAGACAGTCCTGGCGGCAACCAGGAGCATTCCGGTGCTCCAGCAGGCTTCCGAAGAACTCCGCAAGGTCGTTGCCGACCACGAAGGCGCGGATGCTTTGGCTTCGTAA